From a single Glycine soja cultivar W05 chromosome 19, ASM419377v2, whole genome shotgun sequence genomic region:
- the LOC114398777 gene encoding uncharacterized protein LOC114398777, which translates to MTRSKMETMVEDKSRTSGEKELEAKGEKEEKKTRSELAREKKKEVVPCTGKEAPYPLVPSKKDKERHFARFLDIFKKLEITVPFGEAMQRTSLYSKFLKDLLTKKGKSIQSDNILVEGNCSTAIQRILPPKYKDPGNVTIPCLISVVSVGKALFDLGASINLMPLSMCRRIEELEIMPTRMTLQLADCSITRPYGVVEDVLVKVRQFTFPVDFVIIGIEEDSEIPLILGRPFMLTANCVVDMGKDNL; encoded by the exons ATGACTAGAAGCAAGATGGAGACCATGGTGGAAGATAAGAGTAGGACTAGTGGGGAAAAGGAGTTAGAAGCTAAGGGAGAAAAA gaagaGAAGAAGACTCGAAGTGAGTTGGCCagggaaaagaagaaggaggttGTTCCATGTACAGGGAAGGAAGCACCATATCCCTTGGTGCCATctaagaaggacaaggaacgaCACTTTGCtcgtttccttgatatcttcaagaaattggagataaCTGTCCCATTTGGAGAAGCCATGCAACGGACGTCACTCTACTCCAAATTTCTCAAAGATCTGCTGACCAAGAAGGGCAAATCCATCCAGAGCGATAATATTCTGGTGGAGGGAAATTGTAGTACTGCTATTCAGAGGATACTTCcaccaaaatacaaggatccAGGGAATGTCACAATCCCTTGCTTAATTAGTGTTGTGTCAGTTGGAAAAGCCCTTTTTGACTTAGGGGCTAGCATTAATTTGATGCCTCTATCCATGTGCAGAAGGATTGAAGAGCTGGAAATCATGCCAACAAGAATGACATTGCAGCTGGCGGATTGCTCAATTACAAGGCCATATGGTGTAGTGGAGGATGTCCTGGTCAAAGTGCGTCAATTTACTTTCCCTGTAGATTTCGTGATAATTGGCATTGAAGAGGACTCTGAAATCCCGCTGATTTTAGGCCGTCCGTTCATGTTAACAGCCAACTGTGTGGTTGATATGGGGAAAGATAATCTTTAA